One segment of Xanthomonas oryzae pv. oryzae DNA contains the following:
- a CDS encoding IS701-like element ISXo15 family transposase, with protein MLNRSLEVRFEQYGEVVAAALSHADRKQPAHWYLKGLLLPGGRKSVEPMAARVHPQNVRSAHQSMHHLVADADWSDQALLAAVAAQVLPTLSRKSAACHWIVDDTGFSKKGVHSVGVARQYCGRLGKTDNCQVAVSLSIANEHGSLPVGYRLYLPEQWAQDTVRRKKAGVPDQVVFQTKTALAMDQIDSALATGIAAGVVLADAAYGTETHWRDQLSERGLLYMVGVRSNTKVWWGSHQPAPMPPASPKGGRPRTRPMRDSAHAPISVHEVAQSLPARTYRQVSWRQGSDATLSSRFAAVRVRAAHNRQAHDEQWLLIEWPPGESEPRHYWFSTLPKQTPVKTLVATAQGRWRIERDYQGLKSELGLHHYEGRNWRGFHHHASLCIAAYGFLMRERLRSKKNSVAFKMPAVSKSVRPRGSGPNATSPSQLDCHAGLRTG; from the coding sequence GTGTTGAATAGGTCACTGGAAGTGCGTTTTGAACAGTACGGGGAAGTAGTTGCTGCCGCCCTGTCCCATGCGGATCGCAAACAGCCCGCACACTGGTACCTGAAGGGGTTGCTACTGCCTGGAGGGCGCAAGAGCGTGGAGCCCATGGCCGCGCGGGTGCACCCGCAGAACGTGCGCTCAGCCCATCAATCGATGCACCATCTGGTGGCCGATGCCGACTGGAGCGATCAAGCGCTGCTGGCGGCGGTGGCGGCACAGGTGCTGCCGACCCTGAGCAGGAAGAGCGCAGCGTGTCACTGGATCGTGGACGACACGGGATTTTCAAAGAAGGGGGTGCATTCGGTCGGTGTTGCACGCCAGTACTGCGGCCGCCTTGGCAAGACGGACAATTGCCAGGTTGCCGTGAGTTTGTCGATCGCCAACGAACACGGCAGCCTGCCAGTGGGCTATCGGCTGTATCTTCCCGAGCAGTGGGCTCAGGACACTGTGCGGCGCAAGAAGGCAGGCGTTCCGGATCAGGTCGTGTTTCAGACCAAGACAGCGCTGGCCATGGATCAGATCGACAGCGCGCTGGCGACAGGGATTGCGGCAGGCGTCGTGCTAGCCGATGCGGCCTACGGCACCGAGACCCACTGGCGAGACCAGCTCAGCGAACGCGGCCTGCTGTACATGGTTGGCGTCCGCAGCAACACGAAGGTCTGGTGGGGATCGCACCAACCTGCGCCCATGCCGCCAGCCAGCCCTAAAGGCGGTCGGCCCCGCACACGACCGATGCGCGATAGCGCACATGCGCCGATCTCGGTACATGAAGTCGCGCAGAGCTTGCCCGCAAGGACGTATCGGCAGGTCAGCTGGCGCCAGGGCAGCGACGCCACGCTCAGTTCGCGGTTCGCGGCGGTGCGGGTTCGTGCCGCACACAATCGCCAGGCACATGACGAGCAGTGGCTGCTGATCGAGTGGCCGCCGGGAGAGTCCGAGCCCCGCCACTACTGGTTCTCGACGCTACCAAAGCAAACGCCGGTCAAGACACTGGTTGCCACGGCACAAGGCCGATGGCGGATTGAACGCGATTATCAGGGGCTGAAGTCGGAGTTGGGCCTGCATCACTATGAAGGGCGCAACTGGCGTGGTTTTCACCATCACGCCAGTCTGTGCATCGCCGCATACGGGTTCTTGATGCGCGAGCGCCTGCGCAGTAAAAAAAACTCCGTCGCATTCAAGATGCCTGCAGTATCCAAAAGTGTCCGCCCGCGCGGGTCTGGCCCCAATGCAACGTCACCATCCCAACTCGATTGCCACGCTGGCCTTCGGACTGGCTAG
- a CDS encoding DUF4123 domain-containing protein, with translation MKRSSLSNPASYQHWVMSHVGEEQYLIALLDPTRYEDIDTCVAALGFSQQEFEALPNLYEKYALTLRTHGPRVFSARVQSLLWPSIFEQAYTCQAASFLVADVREGLLDHLLSLTRLKQPDGSNLLFRFQDVTVLSALAPVLDEIQRAAMVGPASGWFMSDVCATPHLIEPSTSRRQRPRLELTKAQLARLGDALAPFTIIYQANETDTSLLQHLDQCARVRLIRARMHRARRQGLRREDDIALYCVLSLQLPAGFDRHSPVGDALEAARRNGTSFGREIDRIPVSRWREWDQELDLDRTPT, from the coding sequence ATGAAACGCAGCAGCCTAAGCAATCCTGCCTCCTACCAGCATTGGGTCATGTCGCATGTCGGCGAGGAGCAATACCTGATCGCCCTGCTCGACCCGACCCGCTATGAAGATATCGACACCTGCGTCGCGGCCCTGGGATTTAGCCAGCAGGAATTCGAGGCGCTCCCCAACCTCTATGAAAAATACGCCCTGACGCTCAGGACGCATGGCCCCCGCGTCTTCAGCGCACGCGTGCAGTCCCTTCTGTGGCCTAGCATCTTCGAGCAGGCTTATACCTGCCAGGCCGCAAGCTTCCTCGTTGCCGATGTCCGTGAGGGTCTGCTCGACCACCTGTTGTCGTTGACGCGCCTCAAGCAGCCTGACGGCAGCAACTTGCTGTTCCGGTTTCAAGACGTGACCGTCCTGTCCGCATTGGCACCCGTATTGGACGAGATACAGCGAGCAGCCATGGTCGGACCAGCATCGGGTTGGTTCATGAGCGACGTCTGTGCCACTCCTCATTTGATTGAGCCATCAACCTCGCGCAGGCAACGCCCCAGGCTTGAACTGACGAAAGCACAGTTGGCGAGGTTGGGCGATGCATTGGCACCGTTCACCATCATTTATCAGGCCAATGAGACCGATACCTCGTTACTGCAGCACCTTGATCAATGCGCGCGCGTTCGTCTCATCCGGGCACGCATGCATCGGGCACGACGACAAGGCCTGCGGCGCGAGGACGACATCGCGTTGTACTGCGTCTTGAGCCTGCAGTTGCCCGCCGGTTTTGATCGCCACAGTCCAGTCGGTGACGCACTGGAAGCGGCCCGACGCAATGGCACTTCATTCGGGAGGGAAATCGATCGCATACCAGTCAGTCGTTGGCGGGAATGGGATCAAGAGCTCGACTTGGATCGGACACCGACATGA
- a CDS encoding IS5-like element ISXo1 family transposase — translation MQLTFGDAEGLGKRKQTRREIFLAEMERIVPWKRLLALIEPHYPVSGRPGRQPYALATMLRIHLLQQWYALSDPAMEEALHEIPTLRRFAQLGGLDNVPDETTILNFRRLLETHGIAARMLEAVNAHLSRKGQSLRSGTIVDATLIAAPSSTKNADRARDPEMHQTKKGNQWYFGMKAHIGVDEFSGLVHHVQCTAANVADVTVTHALLHGKEDSVFGDSGYTGAEKRDELQSCEAAFFIAAKRSTIQAIGNKRARAWAERWEHFKASVRAKVEHPFRVIKRQFGYTKVRYRGLAKNTAQVQTLFALSNLWMVRRHLLPARG, via the coding sequence ATGCAACTGACGTTCGGTGACGCCGAGGGCCTGGGCAAGCGCAAGCAGACCCGGCGCGAGATCTTCCTTGCGGAGATGGAGCGCATCGTGCCGTGGAAGCGACTGCTTGCCCTGATCGAGCCGCACTATCCGGTGTCAGGACGACCGGGTCGGCAGCCGTACGCGCTGGCGACGATGTTGCGGATTCATCTGTTGCAGCAGTGGTATGCGTTGAGCGATCCGGCGATGGAAGAGGCATTGCACGAGATCCCGACCCTGCGGCGTTTTGCCCAGCTCGGCGGCTTGGATAACGTTCCAGACGAGACCACGATTCTCAACTTTCGCCGTTTGCTGGAAACCCACGGCATTGCCGCTCGGATGCTGGAAGCGGTCAACGCCCATTTGTCGCGCAAGGGGCAGAGCCTGCGGTCGGGCACGATCGTCGATGCGACGCTGATCGCTGCGCCCAGTTCGACCAAGAATGCCGATCGTGCGCGCGACCCTGAGATGCATCAGACCAAGAAGGGCAACCAGTGGTATTTCGGGATGAAGGCGCACATTGGGGTGGATGAATTTTCCGGGCTGGTACACCACGTGCAGTGCACCGCAGCCAACGTGGCCGATGTCACGGTGACGCACGCATTGCTGCACGGCAAGGAAGACAGCGTGTTCGGCGACAGCGGCTACACCGGTGCGGAAAAACGCGACGAGTTGCAGAGCTGCGAGGCTGCATTTTTCATTGCCGCCAAGCGCTCCACGATTCAAGCCATTGGCAACAAGCGCGCACGTGCTTGGGCAGAACGTTGGGAACACTTCAAGGCAAGCGTGCGCGCGAAGGTGGAGCACCCATTCCGGGTGATCAAGCGGCAGTTCGGCTACACCAAGGTGCGCTATCGCGGCCTGGCCAAGAACACCGCACAGGTGCAGACGTTATTTGCGCTGTCGAATCTGTGGATGGTGCGCCGGCACTTGCTGCCGGCCAGGGGATAA
- a CDS encoding IS30-like element IS1112a family transposase — MSSSRLDLSERYRLHALHETGMSMRAIADALERAPSTISRELRRNQHAARYRPDHAQRISEHRRTQASRRPRIDAERIGQIEDLLREDFSPEQIAGRTGLASHEWIYRHIYADQKRGGQLFMHLRKRRRKRRRRGMRDGRGQLTHRRSWTQRPSVVEQRSRIGDWELDTIRASHGKGVVVSMTERRSRLHLLAYSPDGTAENVRNAIVQRLGGLRHTVHTLTADNGKEFADHRLIAACLQSDFYFADPYCAWQRGSNENANGLTRQYLPRQTDFSTITNAHLRWIEQRLYNRPRKILGFKTPLEVFSEEVLNSVANQS; from the coding sequence ATGTCCTCCAGCCGCCTGGACCTGTCGGAACGATACCGCCTACATGCGCTACATGAAACCGGGATGTCGATGCGCGCCATCGCCGATGCATTGGAGCGTGCGCCCAGCACGATCAGCCGCGAACTGCGCCGTAATCAGCACGCTGCGCGGTACCGGCCCGATCACGCGCAGCGCATCAGCGAGCATCGGCGCACACAGGCCAGCCGGCGTCCACGCATCGACGCTGAGCGTATCGGCCAGATCGAGGACCTGCTGAGGGAGGACTTCAGTCCCGAACAGATTGCCGGTCGCACCGGCTTGGCCAGTCACGAATGGATCTATCGGCACATCTACGCCGATCAGAAGCGCGGTGGTCAATTGTTCATGCATCTACGCAAACGCCGCCGCAAGCGCCGTCGGCGTGGCATGCGCGATGGCCGCGGGCAGCTGACGCATCGGCGCAGCTGGACACAGCGCCCCAGTGTGGTTGAGCAGCGCAGCCGCATCGGCGACTGGGAGCTGGATACCATCAGGGCCTCGCACGGAAAGGGTGTGGTGGTCAGCATGACCGAACGCCGCAGTCGTCTGCATCTGCTGGCTTACTCCCCCGACGGCACCGCCGAGAACGTGCGCAACGCCATTGTCCAGCGACTGGGCGGCCTGCGCCATACAGTTCACACGCTCACCGCCGACAACGGCAAGGAGTTCGCCGATCATCGGCTCATTGCCGCCTGCTTGCAGAGCGATTTCTATTTCGCAGATCCGTACTGCGCATGGCAGCGCGGCAGCAACGAGAATGCCAACGGGTTGACACGCCAATACTTGCCACGACAGACCGATTTCAGCACCATCACCAATGCGCACCTGCGATGGATCGAGCAGCGGCTCTACAATCGTCCGCGCAAGATACTTGGATTCAAAACGCCCCTCGAAGTCTTCTCCGAGGAGGTCCTCAACAGCGTTGCGAATCAGAGTTGA